One window from the genome of Pyrus communis chromosome 16, drPyrComm1.1, whole genome shotgun sequence encodes:
- the LOC137721484 gene encoding uncharacterized protein isoform X1, whose amino-acid sequence MVKAIRVHELGGPQVLKWEDVEIGEPKEGEVRVKNKAIGVNFIDVYFRKGLYYKADTMPFSPGMEACGVVTAVGPGVTGRRVGDLVAYVGTPMGSYAEEQILPENKVVPVPPSIDPIVAASILLGGMTAQVLLRQSFKVEPGHTLLVHAAAGGVGSLLCQWANALGAIVIGTVSTKEKTAQAKDDGCRHVIVYTEEDFVARVTEITSDNGVDVVYDSVGKDTFQGSLACLKTRGYMVSFGQASGAIDPVPLSALAAKSLFLTRPALFQYTAARDKLLEVAGEVFANVASGVLRVRVNHKYALSHAAQAHADLENRKTSGSAVLIP is encoded by the exons ATGGTGAAAGCCATTCGAGTTCATGAACTTGGTGGTCctcag GTCTTGAAATGGGAAGATGTGGAAATAGGAGAGCCGAAGGAGGGGGAGGTTCGTGTGAAGAACAAGGCGATAGGGGTTAATTTCATCGATGTCTACTTCCGCAAAGGACTTTATTATAAAGCTGATACAATGCCCTTCTCCCCAG GTATGGAAGCTTGTGGAGTTGTGACAGCCGTAGGACCTGGAGTAACAGGCAGGCGAGTTGGAGATCTGGTGGCCTATGTTGGCACTCCGATGGGGTCATATGCGGAAGAGCAGATTCTTCCTGAAAACAAAGTGGTGCCCGTTCCTCCTTCAATTGATCCTATTGTTGCAGCATCCATATTGCTTGGGGGTATGACAGCTCAGGTTCTACTACGCCAGTCTTTCAAG GTCGAACCAGGACACACACTCCTTGTTCACGCAGCAGCTGGTGGAGTTGGATCCCTTTTATGCCAGTGGGCTAATGCGCTTGGTGCAATTGTCATTGGAACTGTATCAACTAAAGAGAAGACAGCTCAGGCCAAGGATGATGGATGTCGCCATGTCATAGTGTACACGGAAGAGGATTTTGTTGCTCGAGTGACAGAAATAACATCTGACAATGGCGTTGATGTTGTCTATGATTCTGTAGGGAAGGATACCTTTCAG GGATCATTGGCATGCTTGAAGACTCGTGGATACATGGTGAGTTTCGGACAAGCATCAGGTGCAATTGATCCGGTCCCACTATCAGCTCTTGCAGCAAAGTCACTCTTCCTGACCAGGCCGGCCCTGTTCCAGTACACTGCAGCTCGAGACAAATTGTTAGAGGTTGCGGGAGAGGTCTTTGCTAATGTTGCATCAGGCGTATTGCGCGTTCGAGTAAATCACAAATACGCATTGTCTCACGCAGCACAAGCTCATGCAGACCTCGAGAACAGGAAAACATCCGGCTCGGCTGTGCTTATACCCTAA
- the LOC137721483 gene encoding hexose carrier protein HEX6-like, translating to MAVGLAIAGEAGQYNGRMTPFVILSCMMAAIGGVIFGYDIGISGGVTSMEPFLKKFFPEVNTKMKSDTKISNYCKFDSELLTSFTSSLYIAGLVASLFASLVTRAYGRKPSILAGGAAFLAGSALNGAAMNIYMLILGRLLLGVGIGFGNQAVPLYLSEMAPPKYRGAINNGFQFSVGIGVLSANLINYGSEKIKGGWGWRISLAMAAVPASMLTLGAFFLPETPNSLIQRSTDHQTAKQMLQRIRGVDDVQAELDDLIKANNISKNIEHPFKKILERKYRPQLVMAIAIPFFQQVTGINVISFYSAILFRTIGLGESASLLSVAMTTGVVGTSSTFVSMLIVDKFGRRALFLAGGIQMLVSQIMVGGVMAAQLGDRGGVSKGYAYLVLVLICIYVAGFGWSWGPLGWLVPSEIFPLEIRSAGQSINVVVNFLFTFIVAQTFLAMLCHFKAGIFFFFGGWVAVMTVFVYLFLPETKNVPIEKMEIVWQEHWFWRRIVGDSSKDTKMEAP from the exons ATGGCAGTTGGGTTAGCAATAGCAGGCGAAGCCGGGCAATACAACGGCAGGATGACGCCGTTCGTCATCCTCTCTTGCATGATGGCAGCCATAGGAGGTGTAATTTTCGGCTACGACATTGGAATTTCAGGTGGCGTGACATCAATGGAGCCGTTTCTTAAAAAATTCTTCCCTGAAGTAAACACTAAGATGAAATCGGACACCAAAATCAGCAACTACTGTAAATTCGACAGTGAACTGTTGACCTCCTTCACATCCTCACTCTACATAGCTGGTCTTGTAGCTTCCCTTTTTGCCAGTTTGGTCACAAGGGCTTACGGCCGCAAGCCTTCAATCCTTGCCGGTGGAGCTGCATTCCTTGCCGGCTCAGCTCTAAACGGCGCAGCTATGAACATCTACATGCTCATCCTCGGCCGCTTATTGCTTGGAGTTGGTATTGGTTTTGGAAATCAG GCTGTTCCATTGTACCTTTCGGAAATGGCACCACCAAAATACAGAGGAGCAATTAACAATGGCTTCCAATTTAGCGTCGGCATTGGCGTATTATCAGCTAACCTCATCAACTACGGCTCTGAGAAGATCAAAGGTGGTTGGGGGTGGCGAATCTCCCTAGCCATGGCTGCAGTCCCTGCCTCAATGCTAACACTGGGAGCATTTTTCCTTCCTGAAACACCTAACAGCCTAATCCAGCGTAGCACGGATCACCAAACAGCCAAGCAAATGCTACAACGTATCAGAGGTGTCGATGATGTCCAAGCAGAACTCGATGATCTGATCAAGGCAAACAACATATCGAAAAACATCGAACACCCTTTCAAGAAAATCCTGGAGAGAAAGTATAGGCCTCAGCTTGTGATGGCAATAGCCATACCATTTTTTCAGCAAGTGACAGGGATCAATGTCATATCCTTTTATTCCGCCATACTTTTTCGAACAATTGGGTTGGGAGAAAGCGCTTCGCTCTTGTCCGTTGCCATGACGACTGGAGTGGTTGGTACAAGCTCAACATTCGTATCTATGCTTATCGTAGACAAATTTGGGCGAAGAGCGTTGTTTTTAGCTGGTGGGATTCAAATGTTGGTGTCACAAATTATGGTGGGAGGTGTAATGGCAGCTCAGCTTGGTGATCGCGGCGGAGTGAGCAAAGGCTATGCCTATTTGGTGCTGGTTTTGATATGCATTTATGTAGCGGGATTCGGGTGGTCATGGGGGCCGCTCGGATGGTTGGTTCCGAGTGAGATTTTCCCGTTGGAAATTCGATCAGCGGGACAAAGTATAAATGTGGTGGTGAACTTTTTGTTCACTTTCATTGTTGCTCAAACTTTTCTAGCAATGCTGTGCCACTTCAAGGCTgggattttcttctttttcggGGGTTGGGTGGCGGTGATGACGGTGTTTGTGTACTTGTTTTTGCCGGAGACAAAGAATGTGCCGATCGAGAAGATGGAGATAGTGTGGCAGGAGCACTGGTTTTGGAGGAGGATTGTGGGGGACTCTAGCAAGGACACCAAGATGGAAGCTCCTTGA
- the LOC137721485 gene encoding uncharacterized Rho GTPase-activating protein At5g61530-like: MAFPFSPPITQEAATDFFSSSGGKIKEAGTFVGEVTKDAKVNVADVAERVGSMFKSRWAILQQPATRHAVQERLITAAATTGTLFRKGLSETKEKVSVGKIKVEEVAKKTAQKSKTILSDIERWQKGVASTDVFGVPIEVVVQRQQSSRPIPQILVRCADYLILSGLNTPYLFKGEGDRKVIHQLISLYNQDSNAPLPEGVNPIDVAALVKCYLSTLPEPLTTFELYNEIKGARSSIHAMRTMLRRLPTVNYTTLEFVTALLFRVNQKTVLNKMSTQSLAMEIAPVIIWQKGMTQDLYRKYWNQPSKGPSRKNLDPEPTYTAWDMLSDEGDAVDDSIPLDDGVPMDFGAIEVVQCLMEHHNAIFTDANETIWR; encoded by the exons ATGGCTTTCCCGTTCTCACCCCCCATCACACAAGAGGCAGCTACCGATTTTTTTTCATCCTCAG GGGGGAAGATTAAAGAAGCTGGAACATTTGTTGGAGAGGTCACTAAAGATGCAAAAGTGAATGTTGCTGATGTGGCAGAACGAGTTGGGTCCATGTTCAAAAGTCGATGGGCGATTCTTCAGCAACCGGCTACAAGACATGCTGTGCAGGAACGCCTTATAACTGCTGCTGCGACAACCGGTACGTTGTTTAGGAAGGGCTTATCAGAGACAAAGGAAAAGGTTTCTGTTGGGAAGATAAAAGTTGAAGAG GTGGCAAAGAAGACTGCCCAAAAGAGCAAAACCATTTTGAGTGATATCGAAAGATGGCAGAAG GGTGTTGCAAGCACCGACG tttttggagTTCCGATTGAAGTTGTTGTGCAACGGCAACAATCTAGTAGGCCCATTCCTCAAATTTTGGTCAGATGTGCAGATTATCTCATATTATCAG GACTAAATACACCTTATCTATTTAAAGGCGAGGGAGATAGAAAAGTCATTCACCAACTGATTTCACTGTACAACCAAG ATTCAAATGCACCATTACCAGAGGGTGTAAACCCAATTGATGTAGCGGCTCTAGTCAAATGTTACCTATCTACCCTTCCTGAGCCACTAACCACATTTGAGCTTTATAATGAGATCAAGGGTGCTCGATCCAGCATACATGCAATGAGAACCATGCTCAGGAGGCTTCCTACAGTCAACTACACAACCCTAGAATTTGTCACTGCATTACTGTTCCGTGTTAACCAGAAGACAGTTCTTAACAAG ATGAGCACCCAAAGTCTCGCGATGGAGATTGCCCCTGTTATAATTTGGCAGAAGGGTATGACACAGGACCTATACAGGAAATATTGGAATCAACCTTCAAAAGGTCCTTCCAGGAAGAACTTGGATCCTGAGCCTACTTATACTGCTTGGGACATGCTTTCTG ATGAAGGTGATGCTGTAGATGATTCCATACCCTTGGATGATGGCGTGCCCATGGACTTCGGTGCCATTGAGGTTGTCCAGTGTCTCATGGAACATCACAACGCAATTTTCACAGATGCTAATGAAACAATCTGGAGATGA
- the LOC137720193 gene encoding receptor-like protein EIX1, translating into MERTMRVVLLLIRFLAIATITFRIGLCNGIPSWPPLCKESERHALLMFKQDLEDPANLLASWVAEEDSDCCSWSGVVCDHMTGHIHELHLNNTDPYLESSLGGKINPSLLSLKHLNYLDLSQNNFSTTRIPSFFGSMTSLTHLNLGNSIFDGVIPHKLGNLSSLRYLNLSSYGLKVDNLRWISGLSLLKHLDLSHVDLSKASDWLQVTNMLPSLAELIMFGCQLDQIPHLPTANFTSLVVLDLSENYFNSLMPRWVFSLKNLVSLHLSFCGFQGPIPSISHNITSLREIDLSHNSISLDSIPNSIRNMTGLKVLNLVVNNFNSTIPEWLYSLNNLESLLLSYNFLRGEISSSIGNMTSLVNLHLDGNGLEGKIPNSLGHLCKLKVLDLSENHFTVRRPSEIFESLSRCGPDGIKSLSLGNTNISGPIPMSLGNLSSLEKLDISGNQFNGTFTEVIGQLKMLTQLDISYNLLEGAVSEVSFSNLTKLKHFIAKGNSFTLKTSRDWVPPFQLEILLLDSWHLGPEWPMWLRTQTQLQVLSLSGTQISSTIPTWFWNLTSQVEYLNLSHNQLYGQIQNIVALSKVDLSSNHFTGALPIVPTSLFWLDLSDSSFSGSVFHFFCDRPDETKGLFVLHLGNNFLTGKVPDCWMSWQYLRFLNLENNNLTGNVPMSIGYLEGLDSLYLRNNHLYGELPHSLQNCTWLSVVDLSENGFSGSIPIWIGKSLSWLHVLNLRSNKFEEDIPNEVCYLKSLQILDLAHNKLSGMIPRCFHNLSAMADFSESFLSLFSIGFHAVPESFVIQDNEILVTKGIEMEYTKILGFVKGIDLSCNFMYGEIPEELTGLLALQSLNLSNNRFTGRIPSKIGNMARLESLDFSMNQLDGEIPPSMTNLTFLSHLNLAYNNLTGRISESTQLQSLDQLSFVGNELCGAPLNKNCSTNGVIPPARVEQDGGGGYRLLEDGWFYVSLGVGFFTGFWIVLGSLLVNMPWSVLLSQLLNRIVLKMYHVIVEYV; encoded by the coding sequence ATGGAGAGAACCATGAGAGTTGTTTTACTACTAATCAGGTTTCTAGCCATTGCAACCATTACTTTCCGTATAGGTTTATGCAATGGAATTCCCAGTTGGCCTCCACTTTGCAAGGAAAGCGAAAGACATGCACTTCTGATGTTCAAGCAAGATCTCGAGGACCCTGCCAATCTGCTTGCATCGTGGGTTGCAGAAGAAGATTCAGACTGTTGCAGTTGGTCAGGAGTTGTCTGTGATCACATGACCGGCCACATCCACGAGCTGCACCTTAATAATACCGACCCTTATTTGGAATCTTCCTTGGGTGGTAAGATAAATCCTTCTTTGCTCAGTTTAAAGCATCTCAACTACTTGGACTTGAGTCAAAATAATTTCAGTACAACACGAATTCCTAGTTTCTTTGGTTCTATGACAAGTTTAACACACCTTAATCTTGGAAACTCAATTTTTGATGGAGTAATTCCTCATAAACTAGGAAATCTCTCCAGTCTACGCTATCTCAATCTCAGTAGTTATGGTCTGAAGGTTGATAACCTTCGGTGGATTTCTGGTCTTTCTCTGCTAAAACACTTGGACTTGAGCCATGTAGATCTTAGCAAAGCATCTGACTGGTTGCAAGTTACAAACATGCTTCCTTCTTTGGCAGAGTTAATTATGTTTGGTTGTCAACTTGATCAAATTCCCCATCTACCCACCGCAAATTTTACTTCCCTGGTCGTCCTTGATCTCTCTGAAAACTATTTTAATTCTTTGATGCCGAGGTGGGTTTTCAGTCTTAAAAATCTAGTTTCTCTTCATCTCAGTTTTTGTGGTTTCCAAGGTCCAATTCCTAGCATTTCACATAATATCACATCTTTGAGGGAAATTGATTTGTCACACAATTCTATTAGTCTTGATTCGATTCCCAATTCTATTCGGAATATGACTGGTCTTAAAGTCCTTAATCTTGTGGTTAACAACTTCAATTCTACCATACCTGAATGGTTGTATAGCTTGAACAATCTTGAGTCCttgcttctttcttacaatttcTTACGCGGTGAAATATCGAGTTCCATTGGAAACATGACATCCCTTGTCAATCTTCACTTGGATGGTAATGGGTTGGAAGGGAAAATACCAAATTCTTTGGGGCATCTTTGTAAGTTGAAAGTTCTTGATCTGTCAGAGAACCATTTCACGGTTCGAAGACCATCCGAAATCTTTGAAAGTTTGTCTAGATGTGGTCCAGATGGAATAAAGTCGTTGTCGTTGGGGAATACTAATATATCAGGTCCCATTCCAATGTCACTAGGAAATCTGTCAAGCTTGGAAAAATTGGACATATCTGGAAATCAGTTTAATGGAACTTTCACAGAAGTTATTGGTCAACTCAAAATGCTAACGCAATTGGATATATCTTATAATTTGTTAGAAGGTGCAGTGTCGGAAGTTTCTTTTAGCAACCTTACAAAGTTGAAGCATTTCATTGCAAAAGGAAACTCATTTACTCTGAAAACTAGTCGAGACTGGGTTCCTCCTTTTCAACTTGAAATTTTGCTGCTGGATTCCTGGCATTTGGGGCCTGAATGGCCGATGTGGTTGCGGACACAAACGCAATTACAAGTACTAAGCTTGTCTGGTACACAAATTTCAAGTACTATTCCAACTTGGTTTTGGAACTTAACTTCCCAAGTAGAGTATTTGAATCTCTCTCACAATCAGTTGTATGGGCAGATTCAAAATATAGTTGCTCTTTCAAAGGTTGATCTTAGTTCTAACCATTTCACTGGTGCATTGCCTATTGTTCCCACCTCATTATTTTGGCTAGATCTTTCCGATTCATCATTTTCTGGATCTGTTTTCCACTTCTTCTGTGATAGGCCGGATGAAACAAAGGGACTTTTTGTTCTTCATCTCGGGAACAATTTTCTCACTGGAAAAGTACCCGATTGTTGGATGAGTTGGCAATACTTGAGATTCCTaaatttagaaaacaacaaCCTAACTGGGAATGTCCCAATGTCCATAGGATACTTAGAAGGGCTGGATTCACTGTACTTGCGCAATAATCACCTGTACGGAGAATTGCCACATTCCCTGCAGAACTGTACTTGGTTGTCAGTTGTTGACCTTAGTGAAAATGGGTTTTCCGGAAGCATACCAATATGGATAGGGAAAAGCCTTTCATGGTTGCATGTTCTTAACCTTCGTTCAAATAAGTTTGAAGAAGATATTCCTAATGAAGTTTGTTATTTGAAAAGTCTCCAGATATTGGACCTTGCACATAACAAACTCTCAGGAATGATACCGAGATGCTTCCACAATTTGAGCGCCATGGCTGATTTTTCAGAATCATTTTTGTCACTGTTTAGCATTGGTTTTCATGCTGTTCCAGAATCATTTGTAATTCAAGACAATGAAATCTTGGTAACGAAAGGGATAGAAATGGAATATACCAAGATTCTGGGATTCGTAAAAGGCATAGACCTTTCATGCAACTTTATGTATGGAGAGATCCCTGAAGAACTTACCGGCCTCCTCGCATTGCAGTCACTCAATTTATCGAATAATCGTTTCACCGGAAGAATTCCTTCAAAGATTGGTAATATGGCACGGTTAGAATCTCTTGATTTTTCCATGAACCAACTTGATGGTGAAATTCCTCCAAGCATGACGAATTTGACATTTCTGAGTCACTTAAACTTGGCCTACAACAATTTGACGGGACGAATTTCGGAAAGCACTCAACTGCAGAGCCTCGATCAGTTGAGCTTCGTCGGCAACGAACTATGCGGAGCTCCACTCAACAAGAATTGCAGCACGAATGGGGTGATACCGCCAGCAAGAGTTGAGCAAGATGGAGGAGGTGGATACCGTTTACTAGAAGATGGGTGGTTCTACGTGAGCTTAGGAGTTGGATTCTTCACGGGGTTTTGGATTGTACTTGGTTCTTTGCTGGTAAACATGCCATGGAGCGTTCTTCTTTCACAGTTGCTGAATAGGATAGTGCTTAAAATGTATCATGTAATTGTTGAATATGTTTag
- the LOC137721484 gene encoding uncharacterized protein isoform X2: protein MPFSPGMEACGVVTAVGPGVTGRRVGDLVAYVGTPMGSYAEEQILPENKVVPVPPSIDPIVAASILLGGMTAQVLLRQSFKVEPGHTLLVHAAAGGVGSLLCQWANALGAIVIGTVSTKEKTAQAKDDGCRHVIVYTEEDFVARVTEITSDNGVDVVYDSVGKDTFQGSLACLKTRGYMVSFGQASGAIDPVPLSALAAKSLFLTRPALFQYTAARDKLLEVAGEVFANVASGVLRVRVNHKYALSHAAQAHADLENRKTSGSAVLIP, encoded by the exons ATGCCCTTCTCCCCAG GTATGGAAGCTTGTGGAGTTGTGACAGCCGTAGGACCTGGAGTAACAGGCAGGCGAGTTGGAGATCTGGTGGCCTATGTTGGCACTCCGATGGGGTCATATGCGGAAGAGCAGATTCTTCCTGAAAACAAAGTGGTGCCCGTTCCTCCTTCAATTGATCCTATTGTTGCAGCATCCATATTGCTTGGGGGTATGACAGCTCAGGTTCTACTACGCCAGTCTTTCAAG GTCGAACCAGGACACACACTCCTTGTTCACGCAGCAGCTGGTGGAGTTGGATCCCTTTTATGCCAGTGGGCTAATGCGCTTGGTGCAATTGTCATTGGAACTGTATCAACTAAAGAGAAGACAGCTCAGGCCAAGGATGATGGATGTCGCCATGTCATAGTGTACACGGAAGAGGATTTTGTTGCTCGAGTGACAGAAATAACATCTGACAATGGCGTTGATGTTGTCTATGATTCTGTAGGGAAGGATACCTTTCAG GGATCATTGGCATGCTTGAAGACTCGTGGATACATGGTGAGTTTCGGACAAGCATCAGGTGCAATTGATCCGGTCCCACTATCAGCTCTTGCAGCAAAGTCACTCTTCCTGACCAGGCCGGCCCTGTTCCAGTACACTGCAGCTCGAGACAAATTGTTAGAGGTTGCGGGAGAGGTCTTTGCTAATGTTGCATCAGGCGTATTGCGCGTTCGAGTAAATCACAAATACGCATTGTCTCACGCAGCACAAGCTCATGCAGACCTCGAGAACAGGAAAACATCCGGCTCGGCTGTGCTTATACCCTAA
- the LOC137721169 gene encoding receptor-like protein EIX2, with product MREKSVLVEIFWNLTWFWNLTSQVDYLNLSHNQLYGQIQNISRAKYLVVDLSSNHFTGALPIVPTSLIWLDLSNSSFSGSVFHFFCDRLDETKLLFVLHLENNFLTGKVPDCWMSWQYLRFLNLEINHLTGNVPMSTRYLQKLDSLHLRNNHLYGKLPHSLQNCTSLSVVDLRGNGFSGSIPIWIGKSLSWLNVLNLRSNKFEGDIPNEVCYLKSLQILDLAHNKLSGMIPRCFHNLSALAILSESFDEGEVPENAILVTKGIKMELLTFKEYRKILGFVKGMDLSCNFMYGEIPEELTGLLALQSLNLSNNRFTRRIPSKIGNMAQLESLDFSMNQLDDEIPPSMTNLTFLSHLNLAYNNLTGRIPGSTQLQSLDQSSFVGNELCGAPLNKNCSTNGVIPPPTVEQDGEGGYRLLEDGWFYVGLGVGFFMGFWIVLGSLLVNMPWSILLSQLLNRIVLKMYHVIVEYV from the exons ATGAG AGAAAAAAGCGTATTGGTGGAAATTTTTTGGAACTTAACTTGGTTTTGGAACTTAACTTCCCAAGTAGACTATTTGAATCTCTCTCACAATCAGTTGTATGGGCAGATTCAAAATATATCTCGTGCTAAATATTTAGTGGTTGATCTTAGTTCTAACCATTTCACTGGTGCATTGCCTATTGTTCCCACCTCATTAATTTGGCTAGatctttccaattcatcatTTTCTGGATCTGTTTTCCACTTCTTCTGTGATAGGCTGGATGAAACAAAGCTACTTTTTGTTCTTCATCTCGAGAATAATTTTCTCACTGGAAAAGTACCCGATTGTTGGATGAGTTGGCAATACTTGAGATTCCTAAATTTAGAAATCAACCACCTAACTGGGAATGTCCCAATGTCCACGAGATACTTACAAAAGCTGGACTCACTGCACTTGCGCAATAATCACCTGTACGGCAAATTGCCACATTCCCTGCAAAATTGTACCTCGTTGTCAGTTGTTGACCTTAGAGGAAATGGGTTTTCCGGAAGCATACCAATATGGATAGGGAAAAGCCTTTCATGGTTAAATGTTCTTAACCTTCGTTCAAATAAATTTGAAGGAGATATTCCTAATGAAGTTTGTTATTTGAAAAGTCTCCAGATATTGGACCTTGCACATAACAAACTCTCAGGAATGATACCGAGATGCTTCCACAATTTGAGCGCCTTGGCTATTTTATCAGAATCATTTGATGAGGGTGAAGTTCCAGAGAATGCAATCTTGGTAACGAAAGGGATAAAAATGGAATTGTTGACTTTTAAA GAATATAGAAAGATTCTGGGATTCGTAAAAGGCATGGACCTTTCATGCAACTTTATGTATGGAGAGATCCCTGAAGAACTTACCGGCCTCCTTGCATTGCAGTCACTCAATTTATCGAATAATCGCTTCACCAGAAGAATTCCTTCAAAGATTGGTAATATGGCACAGTTAGAATCTCTCGATTTTTCCATGAACCAACTTGATGATGAAATTCCTCCAAGCATGACGAATTTGACATTTTTGAGTCACTTAAACTTGGCCTACAACAATTTGACGGGACGAATTCCGGGAAGCACTCAACTGCAGAGCCTCGATCAGTCGAGCTTCGTCGGCAATGAACTATGCGGAGCTCCACTCAACAAGAATTGCAGCACGAATGGGGTGATACCGCCACCAACAGTTGAGCAAGACGGAGAAGGTGGATACCGTTTACTAGAAGATGGGTGGTTCTACGTGGGCTTAGGAGTTGGATTCTTCATGGGGTTTTGGATTGTGCTTGGTTCTTTGCTGGTAAACATGCCATGGAGCATTCTTCTTTCACAGTTGCTGAATAGGATAGTGCTTAAAATGTATCATGTAATTGTTGAATATGTTTAG